The following proteins are co-located in the Dromiciops gliroides isolate mDroGli1 chromosome 2, mDroGli1.pri, whole genome shotgun sequence genome:
- the LOC122738943 gene encoding olfactory receptor 1B1-like has translation MVCTSNASHTPVFLLVELWRGGLPKSLLFLLFFTVYMGAMVGNLTLVLLISRDSRLSTPMYYLLRGLSMVDTGLATVTLPQLLAHLVSAQPAIPAVRCLIQFFFFYVFGVTDTLVVAVMALDRYVAICDPLHYSVVMNQQVCARLLVSCCAVSVIHSLLHAGLLLPLQWVVDNEGAVHLPHFFCDHRPLLRTSCSDTQTNELAIFLEGGLLMLGPCALILLSYAHIVATILRLPSAAGQRRAFSTCGSHLTMVIFLYGTIIWVYFQPPSQNSQEQDMAAAVMYTAITPLANPFVYSLRNKDVKGALHRLLIPSQVTP, from the coding sequence ATGGTCTGTACCTCTAATGCTTCCCACACACCAGTATTCCTTCTAGTGGAGCTGTGGAGAGGTGGTCTTCCCAAAAGCCTTCTTTTCCTACTGTTCTTCACCGTCTACATGGGTGCTATGGTGGGTAACTTAACACTAGTCCTGCTTATCTCTCGAGACTCCCGACTCAGCACACCCATGTACTATCTGCTACGTGGCCTCTCTATGGTTGACACAGGGCTGGCCACAGTTACCTTGCCCCAGCTGCTGGCCCACCTGGTTTCTGCCCAACCAGCTATCCCTGCTGTTCGTTGCTTaatccaatttttcttcttctatgtATTTGGTGTTACAGACACACTGGTGGTGGCTGTCATGGCCCTGGACCGCTATGTGGCCATCTGTGACCCATTGCACTATTCAGTTGTAATGAATCAACAAGTCTGTGCCCGCCTACTGGTTTCTTGTTGTGCTGTGTCTGTCATTCACTCTCTTCTGCATGCAGGGCTTCTATTGCCCCTCCAGTGGGTTGTTGACAATGAGGGTGCTGTCCACCTCCCCCACTTTTTCTGTGACCACCGGCCCCTACTGAGGACCTCCTGTTCTGACACTCAAACCAATGAGCTAGCCATCTTTCTGGAGGGTGGGTTGCTCATGCTGGGACCCTGTGCTCTCATCCTACTCTCCTATGCCCACATTGTAGCTACCATCTTGCGACTACCCTCAGCTGCTGGCCAAAGGAGGGCTTTCTCCACCTGTGGTTCCCATCTCACCATGGTCATTTTCCTCTATGGCACCATCATTTGGGTCTACTTCCAGCCCCCTTCCCAGAACTCTCAGGAGCAGGATATGGCAGCTGCTGTGATGTATACAGCCATTACCCCTCTTGCCAACCCATTTGTCTATAGCCTCCGCAATAAAGATGTTAAGGGTGCCCTTCACAGACTTCTTATTCCCAGTCAAGTGACACCATGA